The Rattus rattus isolate New Zealand chromosome X, Rrattus_CSIRO_v1, whole genome shotgun sequence genome has a window encoding:
- the LOC116887906 gene encoding zinc finger X-linked protein ZXDB, translating to MEIPRLLPARGTPQGEGGGGGGSGGCPAGGGGVHRAPDALACQAPTRRLLLLRGAQDGGPGPRSAEAQRASRGLGRSPNRLAPRPDNRSGGGGGGVGGDGGGGGGGGGSGTGGGDDFFAAAAAAAASSAQLGDCPELPPDLLLAEPAEPAAGPAPPEEEAEAPAAAQSPRGPVVPGPGVVLYLCPEAQCGQTFAKKHQLKVHLLTHSSSQGQRPFKCPLSGCGWTFTTSYKLKRHLQSHDKLRPFGCPVEGCGKSFTTVYNLKAHMKGHEQENSFKCEVCEESFPTQAKLSTHQRSHFEPERPYQCAFSGCKKTFITVSALFSHNRAHFREQELFACSFPGCSKQYDKACRLKIHLRSHTGERPFLCDFDGCGWNFTSMSKLLRHKRKHEDDRRFTCPVEGCGKSFTRAEHLKGHSITHLGTKPFVCPVEGCCARFSARSSLYIHSKKHLQDVGAWKSRCPVPTCNKLFTSKHSMKTHMTKRHSLSQDLLAQLEAANSLTPSSELTSQGPNDLSGAELVSLFSDVPGHSSAAVLDTALVNSGILTIDVASVNSTLAGGLPAENSNSNHSLGQAVDPRALRGPPSDLPQSLDTSLFFGTSSLAGYQHSPLDMDDVSAGNVGLFGSLALKNSSLEPQALTPSNKLTVDTEALTPSSTLCENSVSELLTPAKADWGMHPESDFFGHEEETQFGFSHTTGSHGSQRETDLITVTGTPFLV from the exons ATGGAAATCCCGAGGCTGCTCCCGGCTCGCGGGACACCACAGGGcgagggcggcggcggcggcggcagcggcggctgCCCCGCGGGTGGCGGCGGGGTCCACCGAGCCCCGGACGCTCTGGCTTGTCAGGCCCCCACGCGCCGCCTCCTACTGCTCCGGGGGGCCCAAGATGGCGGGCCGGGGCCGCGGAGCGCAGAGGCCCAGAGGGCCTCCCGGGGCCTGGGCCGGAGCCCCAACCGGTTGGCGCCGAGGCCGGATAACCGGAGCGGAGGCGGAGGCGGCGGAGTTGGCggcgacggcggcggcggcggcggcg gcggcggcagcggtaCCGGCGGCGGCGACGACTTcttcgccgccgccgccgccgccgccgcctcctcggCGCAGCTGGGCGACTGTCCCGAGCTGCCACCGGACCTCCTGCTGGCGGAGCCGGCGGAACCCGCGGCCGGCCCGGCGCCTCCGGAGGAGGAGGCCGAGGCCCCGGCCGCCGCCCAGAGCCCCCGCGGGCCTGTGGTCCCCGGCCCGGGCGTGGTGCTGTACCTGTGCCCGGAGGCGCAGTGCGGACAGACCTTCGCCAAGAAGCACCAGCTGAAGGTGCACCTGCTGACGCACAGCAGTAGCCAGGGCCAGCGGCCCTTCAAGTGCCCCCTGAGCGGCTGCGGCTGGACCTTCACCACGTCTTACAAGCTCAAGAGACACCTGCAGTCGCACGACAAACTGCGGCCATTTGGCTGCCCGGTGGAGGGCTGTGGCAAGAGCTTCACCACCGTGTACAACCTCAAGGCGCACATGAAGGGGCACGAGCAGGAGAACTCCTTCAAATGCGAGGTGTGTGAGGAGAGCTTCCCCACGCAGGCCAAGCTCAGCACCCACCAGCGCAGCCACTTCGAGCCCGAGAGGCCTTACCAGTGTGCGTTTTCTGGCTGCAAGAAGACGTTCATTACTGTGAGTGCCCTGTTTTCTCACAACCGCGCCCATTTCAGGGAGCAGGAACTCTTTGCCTGCTCTTTCCCGGGCTGCAGCAAGCAGTATGACAAGGCTTGCAGGCTCAAGATCCACCTGCGGAGCCACACTGGGGAGAGGCCTTTCCTCTGCGACTTTGATGGCTGTGGCTGGAACTTCACCAGCATGTCCAAACTCTTAAGGCACAAGAGGAAGCACGAAGACGACCGCAGGTTCACCTGTCCCGTAGAGGGCTGTGGGAAGTCCTTCACCAGGGCCGAGCACCTGAAAGGCCACAGCATAACCCACCTGGGCACGAAGCCTTTCGTGTGCCCCGTGGAAGGCTGCTGTGCCAGGTTCTCTGCTCGCAGCAGCCTCTACATCCACTCCAAGAAGCACTTGCAGGACGTGGGTGCTTGGAAAAGCCGCTGCCCGGTGCCCACCTGTAACAAGCTCTTCACGTCCAAGCACAGCATGAAGACCCACATGACCAAAAGGCACAGCCTCAGCCAGGACCTCTTGGCCCAGCTAGAAGCTGCCAACTCTCTCACCCCCAGCAGTGAACTCACCAGCCAGGGGCCGAACGATCTCAGTGGTGCCGAGCTAGTGTCTCTGTTCTCCGATGTGCCTGGCCACAGCTCTGCTGCGGTGCTGGACACGGCCCTGGTCAACTCTGGCATCTTGACCATTGATGTGGCCTCTGTGAACTCGACCCTCGCAGGAGGTCTCCCTGCCGAAAATAGTAACAGCAACCATTCCTTGGGGCAAGCGGTGGACCCTCGGGCCTTGAGGGGGCCCCCCAGTGACCTTCCCCAGAGTCTGGATACGTCTCTCTTCTTCGGAACCTCCTCGCTGGCTGGCTATCAGCACAGCCCCTTGGACATGGACGATGTCTCTGCTGGGAACGTGGGGCTCTTTGGCTCCTTGGCTCTGAAAAACTCAAGCCTGGAGCCCCAGGCTTTGACACCCAGCAATAAGTTGACCGTGGACACGGAAGCTCTGACTCCCTCCAGCACCCTCTGTGAAAACAGTGTCTCCGAGCTACTGACCCCAGCCAAAGCCGATTGGGGCATGCACCCCGAATCTGACTTCTTTGGGCACGAGGAAGAAACCCAGTTCGGATTCTCCCATACGACAGGAAGCCATGGttctcagagagagacagatcttATCACGGTGACTGGCACCCCCTTTTTGGTATGA